From a region of the Helicobacter hepaticus ATCC 51449 genome:
- a CDS encoding outer membrane beta-barrel protein translates to MKTTKLFVSSVVALALSSSALVAEESGVFVGVGVGYGGSQIKAGSEKQNLSGISYEVIAGYKQFFTQDFGLRYYANFAYADASKKASGGDKITGNVMDYGVNVDALYNFISGDTSFGAFLGLGLGANSWGGKTFKDDKMDKTGLNLALNVGLRTEIAKAHGIEIAARVPFIATTLQKADAAGNPKVTASHTYNAGVRYIFSF, encoded by the coding sequence ATGAAAACTACAAAATTATTTGTAAGTTCAGTAGTGGCTTTAGCGTTATCAAGTTCTGCACTTGTAGCTGAAGAAAGTGGTGTTTTTGTGGGTGTAGGTGTAGGCTATGGTGGCTCTCAAATAAAAGCTGGTAGCGAAAAGCAAAACTTAAGTGGTATAAGCTATGAAGTGATTGCTGGTTATAAACAATTCTTTACACAAGATTTTGGTTTGCGCTATTATGCAAACTTTGCCTATGCAGATGCAAGTAAAAAAGCAAGTGGTGGTGATAAAATAACAGGTAATGTAATGGATTATGGAGTGAATGTTGATGCGCTCTATAACTTTATTTCTGGAGATACAAGCTTTGGTGCATTTTTGGGACTTGGACTTGGTGCTAACTCTTGGGGTGGCAAAACTTTTAAAGATGATAAAATGGATAAAACAGGTTTAAATCTTGCGCTTAATGTTGGTTTGCGCACAGAGATTGCTAAAGCACACGGCATTGAAATTGCTGCTCGTGTGCCTTTTATCGCTACGACATTGCAAAAAGCAGATGCGGCAGGTAATCCAAAAGTAACAGCCTCACATACTTATAATGCTGGTGTGAGATATATCTTTAGTTTTTAG
- the obgE gene encoding GTPase ObgE produces MFVDSVDIFIASGKGGAGAVSFRREKFVIHGGPDGGDGGDGGDVYVEVDNNTDTLSKFRGARHYKAKNGQPGGSRRCSGKRGNDVVIKVPLGTQILDFDTKELIVDMDTCPMRVCLLKGGKGGLGNTHFKNAANQAPTYAQSGLSGEEKHILLELKLIADVGLVGFPNVGKSTLISTLSNAKPEVANYEFTTLIPHLGVVDADEFSSFVMADIPGIIEGASGGKGLGIAFLKHIERTGFLLFVLDIMREQSLKEQWEILSLELEKFSPILSQRAFGIVLSKSDMQHLGEEFADKFDKQTQELEQFLAQKGNPQSFILPISSIQKSGLKELVFEILNSLRINPQSILQ; encoded by the coding sequence ATGTTTGTTGATAGCGTAGATATTTTTATCGCTTCTGGTAAAGGTGGAGCTGGCGCTGTAAGTTTTCGAAGGGAAAAATTTGTTATACACGGAGGTCCTGATGGCGGTGATGGTGGCGATGGCGGTGATGTATATGTGGAGGTAGATAACAATACTGACACGCTTTCTAAATTTCGTGGCGCACGGCATTATAAAGCAAAAAATGGACAACCCGGTGGCTCAAGACGTTGTAGTGGAAAAAGAGGTAATGATGTTGTGATTAAAGTGCCGCTTGGCACACAGATTCTTGATTTTGACACTAAAGAACTTATTGTGGATATGGACACTTGTCCTATGCGTGTGTGTTTGCTTAAGGGTGGTAAGGGTGGCTTAGGAAATACACATTTTAAAAATGCAGCCAACCAAGCTCCTACTTATGCTCAAAGTGGCTTAAGCGGAGAGGAGAAGCATATCCTCTTAGAATTGAAGCTTATTGCTGACGTGGGGCTAGTAGGATTCCCAAATGTAGGAAAATCTACACTTATTTCAACCCTCTCAAATGCAAAACCAGAGGTCGCAAACTATGAATTTACTACGCTTATCCCTCATCTTGGCGTGGTTGATGCAGATGAGTTTTCTTCTTTTGTAATGGCGGATATTCCCGGAATTATTGAGGGAGCAAGTGGAGGAAAGGGCTTAGGCATAGCGTTTTTAAAACATATTGAGCGCACAGGATTCTTACTTTTTGTGCTAGATATTATGCGTGAGCAGAGTTTAAAGGAGCAATGGGAGATTCTCTCCTTAGAGTTAGAAAAATTTTCTCCAATTTTATCGCAAAGAGCTTTTGGAATCGTGCTTTCAAAAAGTGATATGCAGCATTTGGGAGAAGAGTTTGCAGACAAATTTGACAAGCAAACACAAGAACTTGAGCAGTTTTTAGCTCAAAAAGGTAATCCGCAAAGTTTTATTTTGCCTATTTCAAGCATTCAAAAGAGCGGACTAAAGGAATTAGTTTTTGAGATTCTAAATTCTCTTCGCATTAATCCTCAATCAATATTACAATAA
- the rpmA gene encoding 50S ribosomal protein L27, which yields MAHKKGQGSTQNNRDSAGRRLGVKRFGSQFVRAGNIIVRQRGTKVHPGDNVGLGKDHTIYALIDGVVKFQQKDKNRKKVSVIPAS from the coding sequence ATGGCACATAAAAAAGGTCAGGGTAGCACTCAAAATAATCGTGATTCTGCTGGACGCCGTTTAGGTGTAAAGAGATTTGGTTCGCAATTTGTGCGTGCAGGAAATATTATTGTTCGACAAAGGGGCACAAAAGTGCATCCGGGCGATAATGTGGGCTTGGGTAAAGACCATACAATTTATGCACTCATTGATGGTGTTGTAAAATTCCAACAAAAAGATAAAAATCGCAAAAAAGTTTCTGTAATTCCTGCTTCTTAA
- the rplU gene encoding 50S ribosomal protein L21: MYAIFKNGGKQYKVVEGSIILLDKMSLEPKSKVELNEVLAIVDGDKTDVGTPFVKGAKIEAEVINEGRGKKVVTFKKRRRKDSKTKRGFRRDFTRVRILKIVAK, from the coding sequence ATGTATGCAATATTTAAGAATGGAGGCAAACAATACAAGGTTGTTGAAGGAAGCATTATTCTTCTTGATAAGATGAGCCTTGAGCCAAAGTCAAAGGTTGAATTGAACGAAGTTTTAGCTATTGTTGATGGAGACAAAACCGATGTTGGCACACCTTTTGTAAAGGGTGCAAAGATTGAGGCAGAAGTCATTAATGAAGGCAGAGGCAAAAAAGTCGTTACATTCAAAAAACGTAGAAGAAAAGATAGTAAAACAAAAAGGGGTTTTAGACGCGATTTTACTCGTGTGAGAATCCTCAAAATTGTGGCAAAATAA
- a CDS encoding M23 family metallopeptidase, whose translation MFFMRIFTPIFILLCCCFNALYALEPNTAYNGTTFIYHTDKPLSLSYNKKMLHFMSHPTQKDVFIAFIPIGYYDKNVKTLKNGSKTALEITILQKTYKKEQIVVSQDKITYPDNIAKRIEKERNDMLKVYRTITKGRLWDKPFIKPLDSVITSPYGTARVFNGTLKSYHGGTDFRATIGTSVKASNDGKVALVQERYLSGKTIVIDHGEGLYSVYFHLNDFEVKQGDTIKRGQIIAKSGDTGRVSGAHLHFGIIINGTNVDAMDFIEQVNTLFDT comes from the coding sequence ATGTTTTTTATGAGAATCTTTACGCCTATATTTATTTTGTTATGCTGCTGTTTTAATGCGCTCTACGCTCTTGAACCAAATACTGCCTATAATGGCACAACCTTTATTTATCATACCGATAAGCCTTTGTCTTTGAGTTATAATAAAAAAATGCTACATTTTATGTCCCACCCCACCCAAAAAGATGTATTTATTGCCTTTATTCCTATTGGATATTATGATAAAAACGTAAAAACTCTTAAAAATGGGAGTAAAACCGCACTTGAAATTACTATTTTACAAAAAACTTACAAAAAAGAACAAATTGTTGTCTCACAAGATAAGATTACTTATCCTGATAATATCGCAAAAAGGATTGAAAAAGAAAGAAACGATATGCTCAAAGTATATCGCACAATTACAAAGGGACGATTATGGGACAAGCCATTTATAAAGCCACTAGATTCGGTTATCACAAGCCCTTATGGCACTGCACGCGTTTTTAATGGCACACTTAAAAGCTATCACGGAGGCACAGATTTTCGCGCAACCATAGGCACAAGCGTGAAAGCTAGTAACGATGGTAAAGTTGCCCTTGTCCAAGAGCGCTATCTTTCTGGAAAAACAATCGTTATTGACCACGGAGAAGGACTTTATAGTGTATATTTTCATTTGAATGATTTTGAAGTGAAACAAGGAGATACTATCAAAAGGGGACAAATAATAGCCAAAAGTGGGGATACGGGACGAGTGAGCGGTGCACACCTCCATTTTGGAATCATAATAAATGGCACAAATGTAGATGCAATGGACTTTATAGAACAAGTCAATACATTATTTGATACGTGA
- a CDS encoding Crp/Fnr family transcriptional regulator, which yields MKKKALRSIGVFSNLSEESLNELENITKLQYIERNAILHYEGELLQSASLIARGCVELYKMDKNDNEMFLCYVDNKRKGARLINAFGSFEPYEATANVRGVEPSEIVLLDLAKLAQLVTSNIEISNAFLSEFMDKMIVFKNFITFKETYDSTSRVAYMLYTQIERFNQVQRQIIARELNIKLETLSRILQKMFQQGLIAKNERSEVYIKDTDAFIKLYGEVKTSRIK from the coding sequence ATGAAAAAGAAGGCATTACGTTCTATCGGAGTTTTTTCAAATTTAAGTGAAGAAAGTCTCAATGAGCTCGAGAACATTACAAAATTGCAATATATTGAGAGAAACGCAATTTTGCATTATGAAGGGGAATTATTACAATCAGCAAGTTTAATTGCACGTGGTTGTGTAGAGCTTTATAAAATGGATAAAAATGATAATGAAATGTTTTTATGCTATGTAGATAATAAACGCAAAGGAGCAAGACTTATTAACGCTTTTGGCTCTTTTGAACCTTATGAAGCCACAGCGAATGTGCGTGGAGTAGAGCCAAGTGAAATTGTATTACTTGATTTGGCAAAGCTTGCTCAACTTGTTACATCTAATATTGAAATAAGCAATGCATTTTTGTCAGAATTTATGGATAAAATGATTGTATTTAAAAACTTTATTACTTTTAAAGAAACTTATGATAGCACCTCACGTGTAGCTTATATGCTTTATACGCAAATTGAACGTTTCAATCAAGTGCAGCGGCAAATTATAGCGCGTGAATTAAATATCAAGCTTGAGACTTTAAGCAGGATTTTACAAAAAATGTTTCAACAAGGCTTGATTGCTAAAAATGAGCGGAGCGAAGTTTATATTAAAGATACGGATGCCTTTATAAAACTTTATGGAGAGGTTAAAACTTCACGTATCAAATAA
- the mnmG gene encoding tRNA uridine-5-carboxymethylaminomethyl(34) synthesis enzyme MnmG produces MQYDILVIGGGHAGVEASIVSAKMGAKTHLITLLIQNIALASCNPAVGGLGKGHLVKEIDALGGVMGVITDKCGIQFRILNASKGPAVRGTRAQIDMDRYSIFAKEIALNTPNLTISQESVESLIYEQDSKGRYIVKGVTTNIGKTYFAKKVILTTGTFLRGLVHIGETKLQNGRFGEMSPQNLSNSLQDMGLTLGRLKTGTCARIDGRSIDFSALEIHNGDEKPPHFSYKTINFSPTQLPCFVTYTNENTHKIIRDNFHRAPLFTGQIEGVGPRYCPSIEDKVNRFADKSRHQLFLEPQTQEAVEYYINGLSTSLPIDVQEAVIHSIKGLENAHITRYGYAIEYDYVEPTELYHTLETKKCANLFLAGQINGTTGYEEAAAQGIMAGINATLSLQNKSFTLARNEAYIGVMIDDLVTKGTKEPYRVFTSRAEYRLLLREDNAYLRLGTYAYKFGLIDKVRYTQIMADKTHIEHTINYLQNHHITPSSSNLTMLASLGLPPISDKALLIHIVGREELDCALLRTLLTHLGITDVESMSDLAIEQIFIESKYFDYIQKQKQQIGQMRQMLQVEIPRDFIFDNIPGLSLEVIEKLKKFTPKSLFEANEISGITPASIDVLHLYIHLHHKKKSQILV; encoded by the coding sequence ATGCAATATGATATTTTGGTTATTGGAGGTGGACACGCAGGAGTTGAAGCAAGCATTGTAAGTGCAAAAATGGGTGCAAAAACACATCTTATCACACTTCTAATTCAAAATATTGCCTTAGCGAGTTGTAATCCAGCCGTAGGGGGACTAGGAAAAGGACATCTTGTTAAGGAAATTGACGCACTTGGTGGCGTTATGGGTGTAATCACAGATAAATGCGGCATACAATTTAGAATCTTAAATGCCTCTAAGGGACCAGCTGTGCGTGGCACAAGAGCACAAATAGATATGGATAGATATAGTATTTTTGCAAAAGAAATAGCTCTTAATACTCCTAATCTAACAATCTCTCAAGAAAGCGTAGAATCTTTAATTTATGAGCAAGATTCTAAAGGACGCTATATTGTAAAAGGCGTAACAACTAACATTGGAAAAACTTATTTTGCAAAAAAAGTTATCCTTACCACAGGCACTTTTTTACGAGGGCTTGTGCATATCGGAGAAACAAAATTACAAAATGGACGTTTTGGTGAAATGAGTCCACAGAATCTTAGCAATTCACTCCAAGATATGGGCTTAACTCTTGGGCGATTAAAAACAGGGACTTGCGCAAGAATTGATGGACGAAGCATTGATTTTTCCGCTCTTGAAATACATAATGGAGATGAGAAACCACCTCATTTTAGCTATAAAACGATAAATTTTTCACCCACACAACTTCCTTGTTTTGTAACTTATACCAATGAAAACACTCATAAAATTATCCGCGATAACTTTCATCGCGCACCACTTTTTACAGGGCAAATTGAGGGTGTAGGACCCCGTTATTGTCCAAGTATTGAAGATAAAGTCAATCGCTTTGCCGATAAAAGTCGTCATCAACTCTTTTTAGAGCCGCAAACACAAGAGGCTGTGGAATACTATATCAATGGACTTTCTACTTCACTACCTATTGATGTGCAAGAAGCGGTGATTCATAGCATTAAAGGACTAGAAAATGCACATATAACGCGCTATGGTTATGCTATTGAATATGATTATGTTGAACCTACTGAGCTTTATCATACACTTGAGACAAAAAAATGCGCAAATCTCTTCCTCGCAGGACAAATTAATGGCACTACGGGCTATGAAGAAGCTGCTGCACAAGGCATTATGGCAGGGATTAATGCTACACTTTCTTTGCAAAATAAATCTTTTACTCTTGCGCGAAATGAGGCTTATATTGGCGTAATGATTGATGATTTAGTAACAAAAGGCACAAAAGAACCCTATCGTGTTTTTACTTCACGTGCCGAATATCGTCTTTTGCTGCGAGAGGATAATGCGTATTTGCGTCTTGGAACTTATGCATATAAATTTGGCTTAATAGATAAGGTGCGTTATACACAAATAATGGCAGATAAAACTCATATTGAGCACACAATAAATTATTTACAAAATCATCATATCACACCCTCATCAAGCAATCTCACTATGCTTGCCTCATTAGGGCTTCCACCCATTAGCGATAAAGCACTCCTTATTCATATTGTTGGTCGTGAAGAATTGGATTGTGCTCTTCTCCGCACTCTTTTGACGCATTTAGGAATAACAGATGTAGAATCTATGAGTGATTTAGCTATTGAACAGATTTTTATAGAATCTAAATATTTTGACTATATTCAAAAACAAAAGCAGCAAATAGGACAAATGAGACAAATGCTACAAGTGGAAATTCCACGAGATTTTATCTTTGATAATATCCCCGGACTAAGCCTTGAAGTGATTGAAAAACTTAAAAAATTCACCCCTAAAAGCTTATTTGAGGCAAATGAAATTAGCGGAATCACGCCTGCAAGCATTGATGTCCTGCATTTATACATCCATTTGCACCATAAAAAAAAGTCTCAAATTTTGGTATAA
- a CDS encoding UPF0323 family lipoprotein: MKHIHKIKNYAMVGGLGVMAVFALNACEQNSGQNNALNNTLQNSQKNGAFVIVEEQNDGSYKVLEEYPSEQTRVMLKDKNGQERLLSQEEIDELIKQEEVAIDSGQSQLTNPNGGGLGLGGAILASAAGAILGSYIGNKLFNNPNYQANSQRNYKSPQAYERSKNSFNSAKTGASGASKTSSGKSGFFGGGNSSQSTSTNRNTGSMGS, encoded by the coding sequence ATGAAACATATTCATAAAATTAAAAATTACGCTATGGTTGGAGGATTAGGAGTTATGGCTGTTTTCGCACTCAATGCGTGCGAGCAAAATTCAGGGCAAAATAATGCTCTTAATAACACCTTACAAAATAGTCAAAAAAATGGCGCATTTGTTATCGTTGAAGAACAAAATGATGGAAGTTATAAGGTGCTTGAAGAGTATCCAAGTGAACAAACACGTGTAATGCTTAAAGATAAAAATGGACAAGAACGACTCCTCTCACAAGAAGAAATTGATGAACTTATCAAACAAGAAGAAGTTGCTATTGATTCAGGACAAAGTCAGCTTACAAATCCAAATGGCGGTGGCTTAGGACTAGGCGGAGCAATACTTGCAAGTGCTGCAGGAGCGATTCTTGGTAGCTATATCGGTAATAAACTCTTTAATAATCCTAATTATCAAGCAAATTCCCAACGCAATTACAAATCGCCTCAAGCTTATGAGCGAAGTAAAAATAGTTTTAATAGTGCTAAAACAGGTGCAAGTGGTGCAAGCAAAACAAGTAGTGGCAAAAGTGGATTCTTTGGAGGGGGCAATAGCTCTCAATCAACAAGCACAAACAGAAATACAGGCAGTATGGGGAGCTAA
- a CDS encoding glutathionylspermidine synthase family protein codes for MTITNISLPDKNVLESMGLTWHTDMDNTSYLSDELIHISGAEAEAYYEAGNELYDMFIEAGGYVIKNDLFFELDIPPSLIGAIKQSWEEDIHWHLYGRFDLAGGLDGTPIKLLEFNADTPTMLYESALLQWALLKHNGLDEEAQFNNIHNALSENFKRLITLEDDTSRFEELYEGWKILFSCISDSYEDITTTRFLEYIAKESGFICDFAPIDVINFSATEGVSHNGINYEFLFKLIPWENIAIDEPELALLMSEMMQNHNTIFLNPAYTLLFQSKRMLKILWDLFPNHPLLLPADFSPLQNTKQVCKRAFGREGANVEILNTQGQSIESKSGIYGNHKPVYQAFYELNTHNGAFYQPNVFFAYESCGLGFRKGGLIIDNYSKFVSHCIQ; via the coding sequence ATGACAATTACTAATATTTCACTTCCTGATAAAAATGTTTTAGAATCTATGGGGCTTACTTGGCATACAGATATGGACAATACCTCATATCTTAGTGATGAGCTTATACACATAAGCGGAGCAGAGGCAGAGGCTTACTATGAGGCAGGAAATGAGCTTTATGATATGTTTATAGAAGCTGGAGGGTATGTGATAAAAAACGACTTATTCTTTGAGCTAGACATTCCACCAAGTCTTATTGGTGCGATAAAACAAAGCTGGGAAGAAGATATACATTGGCATTTATATGGGCGGTTTGATTTGGCTGGTGGGCTTGATGGCACACCGATTAAACTTTTAGAATTTAATGCAGATACGCCGACTATGCTCTATGAAAGCGCACTTTTGCAATGGGCATTACTTAAGCATAATGGGCTTGATGAGGAGGCACAATTTAATAATATCCATAATGCTTTGAGTGAAAACTTTAAACGATTAATCACCCTTGAAGATGATACTTCTCGTTTTGAGGAGCTATATGAGGGTTGGAAAATTCTATTTTCTTGTATTTCAGATTCTTATGAAGATATTACAACTACGCGCTTTTTAGAGTATATCGCTAAAGAATCTGGCTTTATATGCGATTTTGCACCTATTGATGTTATCAATTTCTCTGCCACAGAGGGTGTAAGCCATAATGGCATAAATTATGAATTTCTTTTCAAACTCATTCCGTGGGAAAATATCGCTATTGATGAGCCTGAACTCGCACTTTTAATGAGTGAAATGATGCAAAATCATAATACAATTTTTCTTAATCCCGCCTACACATTGCTTTTTCAAAGTAAAAGAATGCTGAAGATTCTATGGGATTTATTTCCTAATCACCCTTTGCTACTTCCTGCTGATTTCTCACCTCTTCAAAATACCAAACAAGTATGCAAAAGGGCATTTGGGCGCGAGGGAGCAAATGTGGAGATTCTCAATACACAAGGGCAAAGTATAGAATCTAAAAGTGGCATTTATGGTAATCACAAGCCTGTGTATCAAGCCTTTTATGAGCTAAATACTCACAATGGTGCATTTTATCAACCAAATGTCTTTTTTGCTTATGAATCTTGTGGCTTAGGATTCCGTAAAGGTGGGCTTATCATTGATAATTACTCAAAATTTGTAAGCCATTGTATTCAGTAA
- a CDS encoding BspA family leucine-rich repeat surface protein — protein sequence MMKFVFMAICLLVGLSSYSKQVLLTELKTAKESERKIIPQNKKELISLIRQGTPLDRIDTSKITDMSGLFDVDIIRGNEFFKGIETWDTSNVTSMVEMFVNQEYFNQDISSWNVAKVKDMRGMFKSTHSFHQNLNAWAVSEDCNVEGMFRNSKLIPKINGYWSKDKKLSLQEILKLPQWYIRNSNDERIIRIFIRDFLLPKLEAKKSLNEVQQSILAKYLKTNKQSATQDLLLVSDFRIIQKINQFQKVPDFALYEQGFKLYRDYFITRYFSENNVNFINTYFEIPEVCDFRDEGINDFCAVRSDGENFIMLSLKKPLKLQGTLVFKWMAGYDGVRYESSQPFLLNTYLGEQPINVLDKSLFQLALPNEIQKGLAQYEIEVWLEVANKRSNMLKNFNGDTTNAQIAYGLNDYGDQILNVKNITFISQPKLKFYNRRDYSGSGYTHLALHTQDEYVNIRQSPNGKVISKVFTKDEDKILLISLIGGNDINKTQWIKVLYFPPNVNDAKKAILGYIHKSQISNY from the coding sequence ATGATGAAGTTTGTTTTTATGGCGATATGTTTGTTAGTAGGACTTAGCTCTTATTCAAAGCAAGTTTTGCTTACAGAGTTAAAAACTGCCAAAGAGAGTGAAAGAAAAATTATTCCTCAAAACAAAAAGGAGCTTATCTCTCTTATCAGACAAGGCACACCACTTGATAGAATTGATACAAGTAAAATCACGGATATGAGTGGATTATTTGATGTAGATATTATTAGGGGAAATGAATTTTTTAAAGGTATAGAAACTTGGGATACAAGTAATGTTACAAGTATGGTTGAGATGTTTGTTAATCAAGAATACTTTAATCAAGATATAAGCTCTTGGAATGTAGCTAAAGTAAAAGATATGAGAGGAATGTTTAAAAGCACGCATTCTTTTCATCAAAATCTCAATGCTTGGGCTGTAAGTGAGGATTGCAATGTTGAGGGTATGTTTAGAAATTCAAAACTTATCCCTAAAATTAATGGGTATTGGAGTAAGGATAAGAAGCTTAGTCTGCAAGAGATTCTAAAACTTCCCCAATGGTATATAAGAAATTCTAATGATGAGAGAATTATACGCATTTTTATAAGAGATTTTTTACTACCAAAATTAGAGGCAAAAAAATCCTTAAATGAAGTGCAACAATCAATCCTTGCAAAATATCTTAAAACAAATAAACAATCCGCAACGCAAGATTTATTGCTTGTGTCAGATTTTAGGATTATCCAAAAGATAAATCAATTTCAAAAAGTCCCTGATTTTGCTTTATACGAGCAAGGATTTAAACTTTATAGAGATTATTTTATAACAAGATATTTTAGTGAAAACAATGTAAATTTTATTAATACATATTTTGAAATACCAGAGGTATGTGATTTTAGAGATGAAGGCATAAATGATTTTTGTGCAGTGCGCAGTGATGGTGAAAACTTTATAATGCTAAGTTTAAAAAAGCCACTCAAACTACAAGGCACACTTGTCTTTAAATGGATGGCTGGCTACGATGGAGTAAGATATGAGAGTTCTCAACCTTTTTTGCTCAATACATATCTAGGAGAACAACCCATCAATGTCCTTGATAAGAGTTTGTTTCAACTTGCTTTGCCAAATGAGATTCAAAAAGGGCTTGCTCAATATGAGATTGAAGTTTGGCTTGAAGTAGCAAATAAGCGAAGCAATATGCTAAAAAATTTTAATGGCGATACTACAAATGCACAAATAGCCTATGGCTTGAATGATTATGGTGACCAAATACTGAACGTCAAAAATATTACATTTATCTCTCAACCAAAACTCAAGTTTTATAATAGAAGGGATTATAGTGGAAGCGGATATACTCATTTGGCTTTACATACACAAGATGAGTATGTCAATATCCGCCAAAGTCCAAATGGCAAGGTAATATCTAAAGTCTTTACCAAAGATGAAGACAAGATTCTTTTAATAAGCCTTATAGGTGGTAATGATATAAATAAAACACAATGGATAAAAGTGCTTTATTTTCCGCCAAATGTAAATGACGCAAAAAAAGCTATACTAGGCTATATCCACAAAAGCCAAATAAGTAATTACTGA
- a CDS encoding L-aspartate oxidase, with translation MGQYDVIIIGAGVAGLYCARHLPPDLKVLILCKAQPWECNTFYAQGGISIAKDESDVPLHIQDTLLAGARLNTLECVNRLVKGSNEILSELIASGLAFDRDERGALLYAKEGGHSHARIVHSGGDATGRSLHTHLIDKLRATLWKNAEVVDLLIEEDKCYGVCVQTKSGLHNLYAHHIVIASGGVGGLFKYHTNAYTISSDIHGIILEHNLALQDMEMLQFHPTTYINNPQARKYLISEAVRGEGGVIVDREGRRFLFDYDERGELAPRDIVARGIMDYCLKYQQEAFLDLSAFTYDGFRARFPNIFRDLHTCKLNIPTDKIPISPAFHYSMGGILTNADSLVQGMSNLYAIGECACNGVHGANRLASNSLLEGLIFGKNVAQHIVENRTQTPIRHFPVCDEVLEKEGDSKLKNVLREIMWDKVGIIRSQSGLDSALGGIEVMLESHIGRMLRLRLLVAKKIVQSALKRKQSIGAHFRVD, from the coding sequence ATGGGACAATATGATGTGATTATCATTGGCGCAGGAGTGGCAGGATTGTATTGTGCGAGACATTTGCCTCCTGATTTAAAAGTATTAATTTTATGTAAGGCTCAACCTTGGGAATGCAATACATTCTATGCACAAGGCGGTATAAGCATAGCAAAAGATGAAAGTGATGTCCCTTTGCATATACAAGATACGCTTCTTGCAGGCGCACGTTTAAATACCCTAGAATGTGTCAATAGGCTTGTAAAAGGTAGCAATGAGATTCTTAGTGAGCTTATTGCAAGTGGTTTAGCATTTGATAGAGATGAAAGGGGTGCGCTGCTTTATGCTAAAGAGGGAGGGCATTCTCACGCGAGAATCGTCCATTCAGGAGGAGATGCCACAGGGCGTAGTCTTCATACGCATCTTATTGATAAACTTCGTGCGACATTGTGGAAAAATGCTGAAGTAGTAGATTTGCTCATTGAAGAGGATAAATGCTATGGCGTATGTGTGCAGACAAAATCCGGATTACATAATCTCTATGCACATCATATAGTTATTGCAAGTGGGGGTGTTGGGGGATTATTTAAGTACCACACAAATGCCTATACAATCAGTAGCGACATACACGGCATTATTTTAGAACATAATCTCGCCTTGCAAGATATGGAAATGTTACAATTTCACCCTACGACTTATATCAATAATCCTCAAGCACGAAAATATCTTATCTCTGAAGCAGTGCGCGGCGAGGGTGGAGTGATTGTTGATAGAGAGGGCAGGAGATTTTTGTTTGATTACGATGAGCGAGGGGAGCTTGCTCCGCGTGATATTGTGGCACGAGGGATTATGGATTATTGTCTTAAATATCAGCAAGAGGCTTTTTTGGATTTAAGTGCATTTACTTATGATGGGTTTAGAGCGCGTTTTCCTAACATATTCCGCGATTTGCACACTTGCAAACTTAATATCCCTACAGATAAAATACCCATTTCACCAGCATTTCATTATTCAATGGGCGGTATTTTGACAAATGCAGATTCTCTCGTGCAGGGCATGAGTAATCTCTATGCGATTGGAGAATGCGCGTGTAATGGAGTTCACGGGGCAAATCGCCTTGCTTCAAACTCGCTCCTTGAGGGGCTTATCTTTGGTAAAAATGTAGCCCAACATATTGTAGAGAATCGGACGCAAACACCTATTCGACATTTTCCTGTATGCGATGAGGTGCTAGAAAAAGAGGGTGATAGTAAGCTTAAAAATGTTTTGCGTGAGATTATGTGGGATAAGGTGGGGATTATTCGCTCTCAAAGTGGATTAGATTCTGCACTTGGAGGGATTGAAGTGATGTTAGAATCTCATATCGGGCGTATGTTACGCTTAAGACTGCTTGTAGCAAAAAAGATTGTTCAATCCGCTTTAAAGCGCAAACAAAGTATAGGAGCTCATTTTAGAGTGGATTAA